In Parus major isolate Abel chromosome 3, Parus_major1.1, whole genome shotgun sequence, the following are encoded in one genomic region:
- the PRSS35 gene encoding inactive serine protease 35 translates to MEHMLLLFIFFIPILGLSNGTETEQDFTWHLKKIPQIVRERTFSLDSPKFEAKAKLELNSVCGIECQRKLPVPSLSDLKSLLSYETVFENGTRTLTEVNVLGAALDPAANTTTRRPLRKKRQIYGTDSRFSIYDKRFMTNFPFNTAVKISTGCSGILVSPKHVLTAAHCLHNGKDYVKGSKRLRVGLMKTKSRGSGRKRKGAKRSRRDISAAKEDPKAATELRRQSKGDERKQRRSGRRQGTSDGTPSFQWTRVKSTHIPKGWFKGVSGDIALDYDYAVLELKRPHKRKYMELGISPTIKMMPGSMIHFSGFDNDRSGQLVYRFCSISDESNDLFYQYCDAEPGSTGSGIYLRLKEPNKKKWKRKIIAVYSGHQWVDINGEQQDYNVAVRITPLKYAQICFWIHGNDENCTQG, encoded by the coding sequence atggagcaCATGTTACTGctgttcatatttttcataCCTATATTGGGTCTCAGTAATGGAACAGAAACTGAACAAGATTTTACTTGGCATTTAAAGAAGATTCCCCAGATTGTGAGAGAAAGAACATTCTCCCTTGACAGTCCTAAATTTGAAGCAAAAGCCAAATTAGAGCTGAACAGTGTATGTGGAATTGAATGTCAAAGAAAACTGCCAGTGCCAAGCTTGTCTGACTTGAAAAGCCTCTTATCCTATGAGACTGTTTTTGAAAATGGCACACGGACCCTGACTGAAGTGAATGTCCTCGGAGCAGCGCTTGACCCAGCTGCAAACACAACCACACGAAGACCTCTGAGAAAGAAGAGGCAGATATATGGAACAGACAGTAGGTTCAGCATCTATGACAAGAGGTTTATGACCAACTTTCCATTCAACACAGCTGTGAAGATCTCCACGGGCTGCAGTGGCATTCTGGTTTCCCCCAAGCACGTGCTAACAGCAGCCCACTGTCTGCACAATGGCAAGGATTATGTTAAGGGCAGCAAAAGGCTGAGGGTGGGCCTGATGAAGACAAAATCCAGAGGCAGCGGCAGGAAACGCAAAGGCGCTAAAAGAAGTAGGAGAGACATTTCTGCGGCCAAAGAGGATCCCAAAGCTGCCACAGAATTAAGGCGACAATCCAAAGGTGAtgagagaaagcagaggagatCTGGGAGGAGGCAAGGGACCTCAGATGGCACGCCCTCCTTCCAGTGGACACGGGTGAAGAGTACGCACATCCCGAAAGGCTGGTTTAAGGGTGTCTCTGGGGATATTGCCCTGGATTATGATTATGCTGTTCTTGAGCTCAAGCGTCCCCACAAAAGGAAATACATGGAACTGGGAATCAGCCCAACAATCAAAATGATGCCTGGGAGCATGATCCACTTCTCAGGTTTTGACAATGATCGGTCTGGGCAGCTGGTCTATAGATTTTGTAGCATTTCTGATGAGTCCAATGATCTGTTTTATCAGTACTGTGATGCTGAGCCTGGCTCCACAGGATCTGGCATCTATCTCCGTCTGAAGGAGCCGAACAAAAAGAAGTGGAAACGCAAGATCATCGCTGTTTACTCAGGCCATCAGTGGGTGGACATCAATGGTGAACAGCAGGATTACAATGTAGCAGTACGAATTACTCCTCTCAAATATGCCCAGATTTGCTTCTGGATACATGGGAATGATGAGAATTGCACACAAGGGTGA
- the LOC107201286 gene encoding formin-2-like, which produces MVQRRGAGRVPEERGTPEERGWETGVRAVGGGQATGRGNAVPRSSPSPGALRRGRGSGLPAAATRTGGAVRTGNPPVPRDRVPPPPRSSPPRHPGPAASLGPVHRGSRSRGDAPPRPAAEPLLPFPPEETPRSASAPLGPPPRPGRSPRPVLSSRGRWAADERRGAGSREPEPRGCGRPPLRPSCGLPGMTKTLPSGGLWGRGSPQRPGWAGAELGMGAEGGCPVPGPGSASTQERPAAAERAEARRPSRQSPPVPALPPAGSRSVPTRSRAGAASRLAGLEPRSRSAAEQRPGRDLLPLRLRERVPGGEGRARGRSGHGAAAGAAGAPPRGSAGHRTARGHSAAGSPSWALPECGSSQMSCHPCRAKSVLPTSAGAAYIFVRARSRSGFSPQVREEDSIRTPLYKVSAPGGGKGEQWRIRLGQWFLPGDVRYQKFVLYFSL; this is translated from the exons ATGGTGCAGAGGAGGGGGGCAGGGAGGGTCCCTGAGGAGCGAGGCACTCCAGAGGAGCGGGGCTGGGAGACAGGGGTGAGGGCAGTGGGGGGCGGGCAGGCCACGGGCCGTGGGAACGCCGTTCCCCGCTCCTCGCCTTCCCCAGGAGCGCTCCGGCGGGGCAGGGGGAGCGGCctccccgccgccgccaccCGCACAGGTGGAGCGGTGCGAACGGGGAACCCTCCCGTCCCTCGGGACCGGGTCCCGCCACCTCCCCGCTCGTCCCCGCCTCGCCACCCCGGCCCGGCAGCCTCTCTCGGCCCCGTGCACAGAGGAAGCCGCAGCCGGGGCGATGCGCCTCCCCGCCCCGCAGCAGAGccccttcttcccttcccacccGAGGAGACACCGAGATCTGCCTCCGCTCCCCTCGGCCCTCCCCCTCG ACCTGGCCGCTCCCCCCGCCCCGTCCTCAGTAGCCGCGGGCGCTGGGCGGCGGACGAGCGGCGCGGAGCGGGGAGCCGGGAGCCCGAGCCCCGGGGCTGCGGCCGCCCTCCCCTGCGTCCCTCCTGCGGGCTGCCAGGTATGACCAAGACCCTTCCCAGCGGCGGCCTCTGGGGAAGAGGCAGCCCCCAGAGACCTGGGTGGGCAGGAGcggagctggggatgggggcTGAGGGGGGCTGCCCGGTGCCGGGACCGGGCAGTGCGAG CACGCAGGAGCGGCCGGCAGCAGCGGAGAGGGCAGAGGCAAGGCGGCCATCCCGGCAAAGCCCTCCCGTCCCCGCCCTTCCTCCGGCCGGTTCCCGGTCTGTGCCCACCCGCAGCCGTGCGGGGGCCGCCTCCcggctggcagggctggagccccggAGCcgctcagcagcagagcagcgGCCTGGGCGCGACCTCCTTCCCCTCCGGCTCCGGGAGAGGGTCCCGGGCGGGGaggggcgggcgcggggccggaGCGGGCACGGAGCGGCCGCCGGCGCTGCGGGAGCGCCGCCCCGCGGCAGCGCCGGGCATCGCACCGCACGGGGACACAGCGCCGCCGGCTCGCCGTCCTGGGCTCTCCCCGAGTGCGGGAGTTCCCAAATGAGCTGTCACCCCTGCCGTGCAAAATCAGTTCTTCCTACGAGTGCTGGAGCTGCCTACATTTTTGTAAGAGCCAGGAGCCGCAGTGGGTTTTCCCCGCAAGTCAGGGAGGAGGACAGCATCCGTACACCGCTGTACAAAGTGAGCGCacctggaggagggaagggggagcagTGGCGGATAAGATTGGGGCAATGGTTTCTTCCAGGGGATGTGAGATATCAAAAATTTGTTctctatttttctctgtga